The genomic DNA GTCGGCGGAACGGGGGGACTGGGCATAAGCGGCACGGCGGATCACGGGGGCGAAGATCATGGGTAACTCCTATAAACTGCGCGGCTCTCGACGTGGTCGCCGCATGCCAAGGAGTTGTGTACGGCCGGGTTGCTTTTCAAGGGAAAAATGGCATGAATAAATTGCGCTCCGTGGGCTTGAAAACAGGCGCAGCGGCATTACGTCAACCGGTTTTGGCGCTGGCCGCGGCGCTGGTCTGCGCTGTGGCCCCCCTTTCCGCCAGCCATGCCCAGACCGCGCCCGGCACCACGGCCGCGGCCCCGGCCCCGGCCAAACCGGTGAAGGTGGCGCTCATCGAAAGCCTCTCGGGCGCGTTCGCCAACACCGGCGAGGCGGTCTACCGCAACGTCTACTGGGCCATGGAGCGTGTGAACGCACGCGGCGGCGTGCAGCTGCCCGCCAGCAGCGGCGGCCCCCGCCCGCTGGCGCTGGAGCGCTACGACAGCAAGGGCCAGAACGAGGAGGCCTTGTCGGCACTGCGCGCGGCCATCGACGACGGCGCGCAGGTCATCCTGCAGGGCAATTCGTCGGCCACGGCGGCGGTGCTGATCGAAGCCATCAACAAGCACAACGAGCGCGAGCCGAACAAGCGCGTGATCTTCCTGAACTACTCGGCGGTGGACCCGATCCTCACCAACGAGAAGTGCAGCTTCTGGCACTTTCGCTTCGACGCCCATGCCGACATGCGCATGGCCGCGCTCATGGAAGTGATGCGCGAAGACAAGGGCATCAAGAGCGTGTACCTCATCGGCCAGGACTACAGCTTCGGCCAGGCCGTGCTGCGCGAGGCGAAAAAGCAGCTGGCCGCCCAGCGCCCCGACGTGGCCGTGGTGGGCGACGAGCTGCACCCCATCGGCCGCGTGAAGGACTTCGCGCCCTATGCGGTAAAGATCAAGACCAGCGGCGCGCAGGCCGTGGTCACCGGCAACTGGGGCAACGACCTCACGCTGCTGGTGAAGGCCGCGCGCGAGGTGGGCTACGAAGGCAGCTTCTACACCTTCTACGGCAACGCCCTAGGCGCGCCCGCCGCCATCGGCGACGCGGGCATCGGCAAGGTGGTGGCCGTGGCCGACTGGCTGCCCAACGTGCCGGGCGCGCAGAGCGAGGCGTTCTACCAGTCGTTCCGCACGCGCTTTCCCAAGCCGCAGGATGACTACGTGCACATGCGCATGCAGCTCATGGTCGAGGCGCTGGCCCAGTCCATCGAGCGCGCGGGCAGCACCGACGCCGTGGCCGTGGCGCGCCAGATGGAGAACGCGAATGTGCAGCTGTCGGGCCAGGGCGGCAGCATGCGCGCGGCGGACCACCAGTTCCAGCAGGCACTGGTGGTGGGCGTGATGGACAAGAAGGGCGCACCGGGCGTGAAGTTTGACGTGGAAGGCTCGGGCTACGGCTTTCGCGTGGTGCGGCAGATCTCCGCCGCCAAGGCACAGCAGCCGCACAGCTGCACAATGCAGCGGCCCTGATCCACGGCGTGGGTGGTATGCGGCGCAGCGCGCGCCGCATATCGATATGAAAAGTTAGCGCAACCGGTGCAGGCCGTCGGGCCACAGAATTTGTCGCATTGATCACCCATGCGCGAATCGCTGCCTCCACCGTGTCCTACACCCTCTCCCTGCTCGACAAAAGTCCCATCCCCGACGGGGCCACGGCGGCCGAGGCGCTGCAGCGCACCGTAGCGCTGGCCCAGCGTGCCGAGCAACTGGGCTACCGCCGCTTCTGGGTGGCGGAGCACCATGGCAACCCGGGCCTGGCCGGCTCGGCACCCGAAGTGCTGGTGGCCCACCTGCTGGCGCGCACCTCGCGCATCCGCATCGGCTCGGGCGGCGTGATGCTGCAGCACTACAGCCCCTTCAAGGTGGCCGAGGCGTTCAAGGTGCTCGCATCGCTGGCACCGGGTCGCGTGGACCTGGGCGTGGGCAAGGCGCCCGGCGGCCTGCCGCTGTCCACCCGGGCGCTGCAGGCGCTGCACGATAAATCCCGGCCTGCGGACTTCGGCGCGCGCTTTGCGGAGCTGGACGCCTTCCTGCACGGCACGCTGGACCCGGACCACGCGCTGGCGGGCGCCGTGGCCTACCCCGCACCGCCCAGCCTGCCCGAGCGCCACCTGCTGGGCGGCAGCCCCGACAGCGCGGCGCTGGCGGCACGGCATGGCTGGCACTTCACGTACGCGGGCCATTTCAATGGCGACCCCGTCAACATCGAGCGCACGGTGCGCGTGTACCGCGAAGCCGCTGGCCGCGCCCCCTCGCTGGCGCTCTATGCGCTCGTGGCCCCTACCCAGGCGCAGGCCGACAGCCTGGTGGGCGCATTGCGCGTGTTCAAGCTGCATTTGTCCACCGGGCAGAGCGTGAACCTGCCCAGCGCGCAGGCCGCCGCGGAGTTTGCACGCCAGGCCGGCGTGGCGGACTACCGGCTCGAAGAAACCCGGCCCCACGTGATCGCCGGCTCGCCCGAGCATGTGCGCGAGCAACTCGATGCTATCAGCGAGCGCTACGGCATCGAGGAGTTCGTGGTCGACACGCCCGTCACGGGCTTTGCCGAGCGGCTGGCGTCGGTCGAACTGCTGGCCGGTGCCTACGCCACCACCGAGGTCTGAGCTGCCGGGCGCGGCCATTACTTTCCCTGGAAAAGACACCATGAGCAACACCCCATCCCCCATCCGTTTCGGCGTCATGCTGCATGGCGCAGGCGGCCACATGAATTCGTGGAAGCACCCCGCAGGCCCCGCGGATGCAAGCGTCAACCTCGACTTCTACATCGAGACCACGCGGAAGGCCGAGGCCAATGGCATCGCCTTCGCCTTCGTGGCCGACGGGCTATTCATCAACGAAAAGTCCATCCCGCACTTCCTGAACCGCTTCGAGCCCATCTCCATCCTGTCGGCGCTGGCCGTGGCGACGTCGAAGATCGGGTTGGCGGGCACCATCTCCACCTCGTACAGCGAGCCATTCACGGTGGCGCGGCAGTTCGCGTCGCTGGACCTCATCAGCAAGGGGCGCGCTGGCTGGAACGTGGTGACCACGCCGCTGGAGGGCACGGCCAGCAACTACAGCCGCAACCACCCCGACCATGCGCTGCGCTACGAGATCGCCGACGAATACCTGCAGGTGACGCAAGGCCTGTGGGACAGCTGGGACGAAGACGCCGTGGTGCGCAACCGCGCCACGGGCCAGTTCTTCGACTCCGCCAAGCTGCACACGCTGAACCACAAGGGCCGCTTCTTCCAGGTGGCGGGGCCGCTCAATATCGGCCGGTCGCCGCAGGGGCAGCCGGTGATCTTCCAGGCGGGTTCTTCGGATGCGGGCATTGGCTTGGCCGGCAAGTACGCCGATGCGGTGTTCACCCACTCGCCGTCGGTGGAGGAGACGCGCAGCTTTCTGCGCAAGGTCAAGGCCAGTGCCGTGGTGCATGGCCGCCAGGCCGACGATGTGAAGATCTTCCCCGGCATCGGCCCCGTGGTGGGCGCTACGCAGGAAGAGGCGGACGCCAAGTACCAGGCCATCCGCGAGCTGCTCACGGTCGATGAAGCGCTGGCCTACCTGGGCCGCTACTTCGACCACCACGACTTCAGCCAGTACCCGCTGGACGCGCCCTTCCCGGAGCTGGGCGAGATCGGGCGCAACAGCTTTCGCTCCACCACCGACCGCATCAAGGCCGATGCCAAGGCGCGCGGCCTGACCCTGCGCCAGGTGGCGCTGGAGGCCGCCACGCCGCGCTCGCAGTTCGTGGGCACGGGCGAGCGCGTGGCCGACGAGATCATCCGCTGGGTGGACGAGGGCGCGGCCGATGGCTTCATCCTGGGTTTCCCCGTGCTGTCGCAAGGGCTCGACGATTTCATCACCCACGTGATCCCCGTGCTGGAGGCGCGCGGCCGCTACCAGCGCACGCTGCCGGGCCAGACCCTGCGCGACCACCTGGGCCTGCCGCGCAAGGCCAGCCGGTATGCGCAGGCCGATGCGGACGCAGCCACAGCGCCAGAGAAAAAGGTGGCGTGATGGGCGCAGCATTGCCGGCAGCAGCTTCCGCGCACGACGTGCAGCGGGTGAAAAGTGTGGAAGAGGGCATTGCCGCCTTCATCCACGAGTTCCAGGCATTGCGCCGGGACCTGCACCAGCACCCCGAGCTGTCGTTCCAGGAGCACCGCACCTCGGCCATTGTGGCTGAGCGCCTCGCGTCCTGGGGCTACGAGGTAACCACCGGCATCGCGGGCACCGGCCTGGTAGGCACGCTGCGCAAGGGGCAGGGCACTAAGACCCTGGGCATCCGTGCCGACATGGATGCACTGCCCATCACCGAGGCCACGGGCCTCCCCTATGCCAGCCAGAACGCCGGTGTGATGCACGCCTGCGGGCACGACGGGCACACCACGGTGCTGCTCGCGGCCGCGCGTTTCCTGGCCGAGTCGGGCCGCTTCGACGGCACACTGAACCTCATCTTCCAGCCCGCCGAGGAGAACGGCGGCGGCGCCCACCGCATGATCGGCGAGGGTCTGTTCGAGCGCTTTCCGTGCGACGCAGTGTTTGGCCTGCACAACTGGCCCTGCGTGGGCGCGGGGCACTTCGGCTGCGTGACGGGGCCTGCCATGGCCTCGGTGGACCAGATCACCATCACCGTGCGCGGCAAGGGCGGC from Acidovorax sp. A79 includes the following:
- a CDS encoding branched-chain amino acid ABC transporter substrate-binding protein, which translates into the protein MNKLRSVGLKTGAAALRQPVLALAAALVCAVAPLSASHAQTAPGTTAAAPAPAKPVKVALIESLSGAFANTGEAVYRNVYWAMERVNARGGVQLPASSGGPRPLALERYDSKGQNEEALSALRAAIDDGAQVILQGNSSATAAVLIEAINKHNEREPNKRVIFLNYSAVDPILTNEKCSFWHFRFDAHADMRMAALMEVMREDKGIKSVYLIGQDYSFGQAVLREAKKQLAAQRPDVAVVGDELHPIGRVKDFAPYAVKIKTSGAQAVVTGNWGNDLTLLVKAAREVGYEGSFYTFYGNALGAPAAIGDAGIGKVVAVADWLPNVPGAQSEAFYQSFRTRFPKPQDDYVHMRMQLMVEALAQSIERAGSTDAVAVARQMENANVQLSGQGGSMRAADHQFQQALVVGVMDKKGAPGVKFDVEGSGYGFRVVRQISAAKAQQPHSCTMQRP
- a CDS encoding LLM class flavin-dependent oxidoreductase produces the protein MSYTLSLLDKSPIPDGATAAEALQRTVALAQRAEQLGYRRFWVAEHHGNPGLAGSAPEVLVAHLLARTSRIRIGSGGVMLQHYSPFKVAEAFKVLASLAPGRVDLGVGKAPGGLPLSTRALQALHDKSRPADFGARFAELDAFLHGTLDPDHALAGAVAYPAPPSLPERHLLGGSPDSAALAARHGWHFTYAGHFNGDPVNIERTVRVYREAAGRAPSLALYALVAPTQAQADSLVGALRVFKLHLSTGQSVNLPSAQAAAEFARQAGVADYRLEETRPHVIAGSPEHVREQLDAISERYGIEEFVVDTPVTGFAERLASVELLAGAYATTEV
- a CDS encoding LLM class flavin-dependent oxidoreductase — encoded protein: MSNTPSPIRFGVMLHGAGGHMNSWKHPAGPADASVNLDFYIETTRKAEANGIAFAFVADGLFINEKSIPHFLNRFEPISILSALAVATSKIGLAGTISTSYSEPFTVARQFASLDLISKGRAGWNVVTTPLEGTASNYSRNHPDHALRYEIADEYLQVTQGLWDSWDEDAVVRNRATGQFFDSAKLHTLNHKGRFFQVAGPLNIGRSPQGQPVIFQAGSSDAGIGLAGKYADAVFTHSPSVEETRSFLRKVKASAVVHGRQADDVKIFPGIGPVVGATQEEADAKYQAIRELLTVDEALAYLGRYFDHHDFSQYPLDAPFPELGEIGRNSFRSTTDRIKADAKARGLTLRQVALEAATPRSQFVGTGERVADEIIRWVDEGAADGFILGFPVLSQGLDDFITHVIPVLEARGRYQRTLPGQTLRDHLGLPRKASRYAQADADAATAPEKKVA
- a CDS encoding M20 aminoacylase family protein, which gives rise to MGAALPAAASAHDVQRVKSVEEGIAAFIHEFQALRRDLHQHPELSFQEHRTSAIVAERLASWGYEVTTGIAGTGLVGTLRKGQGTKTLGIRADMDALPITEATGLPYASQNAGVMHACGHDGHTTVLLAAARFLAESGRFDGTLNLIFQPAEENGGGAHRMIGEGLFERFPCDAVFGLHNWPCVGAGHFGCVTGPAMASVDQITITVRGKGGHGAAPHETVDPVVASAHIITALQTVVSRNVDPLDMGVVTVGSIHGGNAPNVVPESVELKLTARAFKPEVREVLKERIPAIARAQAESFGATADVLYRPGYPAVLNHEAETELARSVALDTFGAARVDAGFRPRTASEDFAFMLLKRPGSYVFVGNGDGASLHSPYYDFNDAILAPSATYWVRLAERFLA